Proteins co-encoded in one Rhopalosiphum maidis isolate BTI-1 chromosome 2, ASM367621v3, whole genome shotgun sequence genomic window:
- the LOC113553180 gene encoding mitochondrial inner membrane protein OXA1L, translating into MPPPRLVMNLCFRMQVGQVRHFHRVSISKRLVLLGPYKFPTPDLRHLTATNFTFIRHSSGDGHGQPELLSSDNREPVDLTDDVIPDAPEVPIEAAVEQVAIALNSLGEQTLQSAGLGSFTPVGLLQNALEFMHVSCGLPWWGAIIAGTTILRLLVFPLVVTSQRHTAKMNNNMPQIQAYQEKMTEARLHGNPYEMARASQELMLFMKTNQVNPLKGMILPAVQFPIFLSMFLGLRGMAMLPLESFKYGGLWWFSDITLPDQYFILPVVTVITLGVTLELGADIGKLASSGVGFGKYLKYGVRVLPLVVFPFIVNFPCAVCLYWASTNFISLGQVLFLKIPSVRNYFNIEEKRNVEKPKSKKKGVIGEFKESWKNMQVVKEIEERERLDHMKFTQAGRAAPVKTFKYNPKVVGGIKKEN; encoded by the exons ATGCCGCCACCGCGATTAGTTATGAACTTGTGCTTTCGTATGCAAGTTGGACAGGTGCGTCATTTCCACCGAGTTTCCATCTCCAAACGGCTGGTTTTACTCGGTCCTTATAAGTTCCCGACGCCAGATCTTAGACACTTAACTGCTACAAATTTCACGTTTATTCGACATAGCAGTGGTGATGGTCATGGACAGCCGGAATTACTTTCTTCAGACAACCGTGAACCCGTAGATCTAACTGACGATGTTATACCAGATGCACCAGAAGTACCCATTGAAGCAGCAGTCGAACAAGTTGCAATAGCCCtg AATTCATTAGGTGAACAGACGTTACAAAGTGCAGGACTTGGTTCGTTCACTCCTGTAGGATTATTACAAAATGCTTTAGAATTTATGCACGTCTCTTGTGGTTTACCCTGGTGGGGTGCAATTATAGCAG gcACCACAATATTACGTTTATTAGTTTTTCCTTTAGTTGTTACGTCTCAACGCCATActgcaaaaatgaataataatatgcctcAGATTCAAGCATACCAAGAAAAAATGACAGAAGCTCGATTACATGGAAATCCTTATGAaa tggcAAGAGCATCACAAGAACTTatgttatttatgaaaacaaatcaAGTAAACCCGTTGAAGGGTATGATATTACCAGCTGTTCAA tttcctatatttttaagtatgtttTTGGGATTAAGAGGTATGGCAATGTTACCTTtggaaagttttaaatatggaGGTCTTTGGTGGTTCTCAGATATAACATTGCCTGACCAGTATTTCATATTGCCTGTTGTTACTGTAATCACTCTTGGTGTGACATTAGAG cttGGAGCAGATATTGGTAAACTTGCTTCCTCAGGTGTAGGATTTGGAAAATATCTCAAATATGGAGTTCGTGTATTACCTCTTGTTGTGTTTCCTTTTATTGTGAATTTTCCATGC gcAGTATGTTTATATTGGGCATCTACTAACTTTATTTCACTAGGccaagtattatttttgaaaattccaaGTGTaaggaattattttaatatcgaagAAAAGAGAAATGTAGAAAAACCAAAGTCGAAAAAGAAAGGAGTCATTGGAGAGTTTAAGGAgt CATGGAAAAATATGCAAGTTGTAAAAGAAATTGAAGAAAGAGAACGTTTAGATCATATGAAATTCACACAAGCCGGCCGAGCAGCACCAGTTAAgacgtttaaatataatccaaAAGTTGTTGGAGGgatcaaaaaagaaaattaa